Within the Gammaproteobacteria bacterium genome, the region AAATTGCGGTCATCAGAGGGCATCCTTGTCAGAATGTGTTAACGGCATCACACTCGCTTCCTTGAATGAACCGGCTGCCAGGAGCGACCCCGGACCGAACGCTATGCGACTGATCTTGCTTGCGTATTCCGGGTCCGTCGCGTATCCGGCCTGCTGCAGACCCTGCACGAATGCCGCCCCGTCCGCGCCCTCCGCCAGCGCCGCGCCGTAGCGCGGGCTTCCACGCAGGAACGCGGCGTAATCGGCGAAGCTGTCCGCGTAGGACCCGTAGGCGCGGAATGCCTCGCGCCGCTTCACGGCGACGCCGTTTTCGTACTCGAGGGTCTCGGCAACCACCCGGTCGCCGGACCAGCGCGCATCGGCCTTGATGCCGAACAGATTGTGGCTGCTGCCGCCGTCGGCGGTGCGCATGACGTTCCTGCCCCAGCCGGTCTCGAGCGCCGCCTGCGCCAGCAGCACGCGCGGGGACACCCCGAGCTCACGCGCGGCATCCTCGGCATGCGGCGCCAGCACGCGGATGAAGTCCTCCGGCGTATCGATCGCCTGCTCCGCGGCGACCGCGCGCTGCTCCATCGAAGGCGCCGCGGCAGCGGCGTTCGGCGCGACGACAGTCTGCGCGGGCGCAGCGGAATCCCGGCTGCCCGGCTCCCGGGTCAATTGCCTGACCAGGAGGTCGGCGAGCCCGAGCGCGCCCTTTTCGGACAGGTCCACCGAGAGCTGCTGGTCGAACATGTCGCGGTAAAGCTTTTCC harbors:
- the flgJ gene encoding flagellar assembly peptidoglycan hydrolase FlgJ translates to MIEAKSGAASAAAVYHDFNGLAQLRRGAQDQSPETVRKVAQQFEALFIQMMLKNMRNTGVEDELFGSDQEKLYRDMFDQQLSVDLSEKGALGLADLLVRQLTREPGSRDSAAPAQTVVAPNAAAAAPSMEQRAVAAEQAIDTPEDFIRVLAPHAEDAARELGVSPRVLLAQAALETGWGRNVMRTADGGSSHNLFGIKADARWSGDRVVAETLEYENGVAVKRREAFRAYGSYADSFADYAAFLRGSPRYGAALAEGADGAAFVQGLQQAGYATDPEYASKISRIAFGPGSLLAAGSFKEASVMPLTHSDKDAL